The following proteins come from a genomic window of Mucinivorans hirudinis:
- a CDS encoding Fructose-bisphosphate aldolase class II, which yields MATQFPAGVLTGENVGKLFAYAKEKGFAIPAVNVTGTDTINAVLETAAAVKSPVIIQLSNGGAAFYAGKGLKAEGQTAAILGGISAAKHVNTVAEAYGVPVILHTDHAAKKLLPWIDGLLDASEKNFAETGKPLFSSHMLDLSEEPLHENLEICASYLARMAKMGMTLEIELGITGGEEDGVDNSHVDSSKLYTQPEEVCQAYETLLKVSPNFTIAASFGNVHGVYKPGNVVLNPKILDASQKFIEEKHKTGSKPVNFVFHGGSGSTQEEIRESIGYGVIKMNLDTDMQWAFWNGIREFYIKNEAYLQGQLGNPEGADKPNKKFYDPRVWLRKGEESIIARLKQSFEDLNCINVL from the coding sequence ATGGCAACACAATTTCCTGCCGGCGTATTGACCGGCGAAAATGTAGGCAAACTATTTGCCTATGCAAAAGAGAAAGGCTTCGCAATTCCCGCGGTAAACGTTACAGGTACGGACACTATCAATGCGGTCTTGGAGACTGCGGCAGCGGTTAAGTCTCCGGTTATCATTCAGTTGTCTAATGGTGGCGCGGCGTTCTATGCAGGTAAGGGTCTCAAGGCTGAGGGTCAGACTGCGGCTATCCTTGGCGGTATTTCGGCTGCAAAGCACGTAAACACTGTGGCTGAGGCATACGGCGTGCCCGTGATTCTTCACACCGACCACGCTGCAAAAAAACTTCTTCCTTGGATTGACGGTCTCCTTGACGCTTCAGAAAAGAACTTTGCCGAGACCGGCAAACCACTTTTCAGCTCGCATATGCTTGACCTTTCGGAAGAACCACTTCACGAAAACCTCGAAATTTGTGCTTCGTATTTGGCTCGTATGGCTAAGATGGGTATGACGCTCGAAATAGAACTCGGCATCACCGGCGGCGAAGAGGATGGCGTGGATAACTCACACGTGGACAGCTCTAAACTCTACACTCAACCCGAGGAGGTTTGCCAAGCGTACGAAACATTGCTGAAAGTTTCTCCTAACTTCACCATCGCCGCATCTTTTGGTAACGTTCACGGCGTATACAAACCGGGCAACGTGGTTTTGAATCCTAAAATCTTGGATGCTTCACAAAAATTTATCGAAGAGAAACATAAGACAGGTTCTAAGCCGGTGAACTTCGTGTTCCACGGCGGTTCGGGTTCTACTCAAGAGGAGATTCGCGAGTCTATCGGCTACGGTGTAATCAAGATGAACTTGGATACGGATATGCAGTGGGCATTCTGGAACGGTATTCGTGAGTTCTACATCAAGAACGAGGCTTACCTACAAGGTCAGTTGGGCAACCCCGAGGGTGCGGACAAACCTAACAAAAAGTTCTATGACCCACGCGTTTGGTTGCGCAAGGGCGAGGAGAGCATCATCGCGCGCCTGAAACAGTCGTTCGAGGATTTGAACTGCATCAACGTACTTTAA
- a CDS encoding CrcB protein, producing the protein MYMLSNFLFTALGGAIGSAARLGVGLLFLHKLPFATLIVNFLGSLVIGVFIRNVEQGTSIYYFGVVGFCGGFTTFSTFSSDVLKLLREGNTWTAVGYMILSLVICIAAVALGTKIKI; encoded by the coding sequence TTGTATATGTTATCGAATTTTCTATTTACGGCACTCGGTGGCGCAATAGGTAGTGCGGCACGTTTGGGTGTCGGGCTGCTTTTTTTGCACAAACTACCATTTGCTACGCTGATTGTCAATTTCTTAGGTTCACTGGTGATAGGCGTATTTATTCGCAATGTGGAGCAGGGGACGAGCATCTACTACTTTGGCGTTGTGGGGTTTTGCGGAGGATTTACCACTTTTTCGACCTTTTCGTCAGACGTGCTAAAACTACTGCGCGAGGGTAACACTTGGACGGCTGTCGGTTATATGATACTGAGTCTTGTAATCTGCATAGCGGCTGTGGCTTTGGGAACAAAAATCAAAATTTAA
- a CDS encoding Phosphate acetyltransferase, giving the protein MALLDRIKEQARSNRKRIVLPEAEEQRTLRAADEVIAEGLADVILIGNQQKITDLSHDWGLENIAKATVVDPLDNPKKDEYIDLMLQIRGSKGLTREQAEELIKNPLYLAVLMIKAGDADGEVAGANNATGDVLRPAFQYVKTKPGVSVVSGAFIMLLKDKHYGENGMMVFADCAVHPNPTAEELAQIAVSTGETTKAITGMTPRIAMLSFSTKGSAKHEMVDKVVQATKIAQEMAPDLQIDGELQADAAIVPGIGSSKAPGSKIAGRANVLVFPTLEVGNIAYKLVQRLAEAEAIGPVLQGMAAPINDLSRGCSMSDIVSLVAITVCQAQTQNK; this is encoded by the coding sequence ATGGCGCTATTAGACAGAATCAAAGAACAGGCTCGCAGCAATCGCAAACGCATTGTGCTGCCCGAAGCCGAGGAGCAACGCACACTTCGCGCTGCCGACGAGGTAATCGCCGAAGGATTGGCAGATGTTATCCTCATAGGTAATCAACAGAAAATTACAGATTTATCACACGATTGGGGACTCGAAAATATTGCAAAGGCAACCGTGGTAGACCCTCTGGACAACCCCAAAAAGGATGAGTATATAGATTTGATGCTCCAAATTCGCGGCAGCAAGGGATTGACCCGTGAGCAGGCTGAAGAATTGATTAAGAATCCGTTATATCTTGCCGTGCTGATGATTAAGGCGGGTGATGCAGATGGTGAGGTTGCGGGTGCGAATAATGCTACGGGTGATGTGCTTCGCCCTGCTTTTCAATATGTTAAGACAAAGCCCGGGGTGAGCGTCGTGAGCGGTGCTTTCATTATGTTGCTCAAAGACAAGCACTACGGCGAAAACGGGATGATGGTATTTGCCGACTGTGCGGTACACCCAAATCCAACGGCTGAGGAGTTGGCACAAATAGCAGTGAGCACGGGCGAGACAACAAAAGCAATTACGGGGATGACACCGCGCATTGCGATGTTGAGTTTTTCGACCAAGGGTTCGGCTAAGCACGAGATGGTGGATAAAGTGGTGCAGGCAACCAAGATAGCGCAAGAGATGGCTCCCGACTTGCAGATTGACGGAGAGTTGCAGGCGGATGCGGCGATTGTGCCGGGCATCGGCAGCAGCAAAGCCCCCGGTTCGAAGATTGCGGGACGCGCCAATGTGCTGGTATTTCCCACGTTGGAGGTTGGAAACATAGCCTATAAACTTGTTCAACGCCTGGCAGAGGCAGAGGCAATCGGTCCTGTTTTGCAGGGTATGGCAGCGCCGATTAACGACCTTTCGCGCGGCTGCTCGATGAGTGATATTGTGTCACTTGTGGCAATCACGGTGTGTCAGGCACAGACTCAAAATAAATAA
- a CDS encoding Acetate kinase, whose amino-acid sequence MKILVLNCGSSSIKYQLIQVKSKSETKLMAKGQIERIGLTDSVLTHKPADKPKLAFVQSVPDHSVGINIILSTLTDANHGVIESLNEIAAAGHRVAHGGEYFKDSAIVTPLVKQQIENCFELAPLHNPANLKGILSIEKLLPTIPQVAVFDTSFHQTMPMETYLYAIPYKYYEEFRIRRYGFHGTSHKFVAQKACDMLGLEFEKSKIITCHIGNGASVTAIKDGKSFDTSMGFTPVDGLMMGTRCGAIDSGVVLYIMDKEGLTTQKANDLINKQSGLLGISGVSSDMRDVKGAAANGNEKAQLALRMFIARLKRFIGSYMAELEGADAIVFTGGIGENEDFIRKGACEGLEFMGVDFDNQANDGMREDAVISKPNSRVKVVVACTDEELVIAQDTFRLLRKRPE is encoded by the coding sequence ATGAAAATCCTTGTACTAAATTGTGGAAGTTCCTCAATAAAATATCAGCTGATTCAGGTAAAAAGTAAAAGCGAAACAAAACTTATGGCAAAGGGTCAAATCGAGCGTATCGGTTTGACAGATAGTGTACTCACTCATAAACCGGCGGACAAACCGAAACTTGCATTTGTACAGTCCGTACCAGACCATTCGGTGGGTATCAATATTATACTCAGCACTCTGACTGACGCAAACCACGGCGTAATCGAGTCATTGAACGAGATTGCGGCAGCCGGACACCGCGTGGCTCACGGTGGCGAATACTTCAAGGATTCGGCTATCGTCACACCATTGGTTAAGCAGCAGATAGAGAACTGTTTCGAGCTTGCACCGCTGCACAATCCTGCCAACCTCAAGGGTATTTTATCAATCGAAAAGCTGCTTCCGACAATTCCTCAGGTTGCGGTTTTCGACACCTCGTTCCACCAAACAATGCCTATGGAGACCTACCTCTATGCGATACCCTATAAATATTATGAGGAGTTTCGTATTCGTCGCTACGGTTTCCACGGAACAAGCCACAAGTTTGTGGCTCAGAAGGCTTGCGATATGTTGGGATTGGAGTTTGAGAAGAGTAAAATCATCACCTGCCACATTGGCAACGGCGCTTCGGTGACAGCAATCAAGGATGGTAAATCATTCGACACGTCAATGGGCTTCACACCTGTGGACGGTCTGATGATGGGTACGCGCTGCGGGGCTATCGACTCGGGCGTAGTGCTATACATTATGGATAAGGAGGGTTTGACCACTCAGAAGGCTAATGACTTGATTAACAAGCAGTCAGGGCTGCTTGGTATTAGTGGCGTTTCGAGCGATATGCGCGATGTGAAGGGAGCGGCGGCAAACGGAAACGAGAAGGCACAGTTGGCTTTGCGTATGTTTATTGCGCGCCTTAAACGATTCATAGGCAGCTATATGGCTGAGCTGGAGGGTGCAGATGCCATTGTTTTCACGGGTGGTATCGGCGAGAATGAAGACTTCATCCGTAAGGGGGCGTGCGAGGGGCTTGAGTTTATGGGTGTAGACTTTGACAATCAGGCAAATGACGGAATGCGCGAGGATGCTGTAATCAGCAAACCCAACTCACGGGTGAAGGTTGTAGTAGCCTGCACGGACGAGGAACTTGTTATCGCTCAGGATACGTTCCGTCTGCTTCGCAAAAGACCGGAATAG
- a CDS encoding Ribosylnicotinamide kinase-like protein, protein MFTLSDLKQMEAKGITPAKAERQIDFFKSGFPFLPIDRAAVVGDGIVKLSKHEAESYAQKYDATSADAIKFVPASGAATRMFKELFEYVQEDKKSIAIDKVLENIEKFAFYTDLVELGVDFADPKAVISAIILEGLWYGKQPKGLLKFHRYDQDNRAALEEHLVEGAIYAASKGKPIQIHFTVSPEHQAGFEARVSEKLDFYKRKFGVDYLISYSVQKASTDTIAVNPDNTPFRSEDGALLFRPAGHGALLDNLNDLNADVIFIKTIDNVVPDHLKEDTTLYKKAIAGIALELQGQIFQYIKQLEEGTANLEEIVKFIEAHLGYKVPSQADLRSVLNRPLRVCGMVRNEGEPGGGPFWVKGADGSQSLQIAESSQISPEQKPMMQQATHFNPVDLVCAVKDYKGNKFDLSLYTDPMTGFISEKSAAGKPLKAQELPGLWNGAMANWNTVFVEVPISTFAPVKTIVDLLRPQHQ, encoded by the coding sequence ATGTTCACATTGTCAGACCTTAAACAAATGGAGGCAAAGGGTATTACGCCCGCAAAAGCCGAACGACAAATCGACTTCTTCAAGAGCGGTTTTCCATTTTTGCCAATCGACCGTGCTGCTGTCGTGGGAGACGGCATCGTGAAGCTGAGCAAGCACGAGGCAGAGAGTTATGCACAAAAATATGACGCCACCTCAGCCGATGCCATAAAATTTGTACCGGCATCAGGAGCAGCTACTCGGATGTTCAAAGAGCTATTTGAGTATGTCCAAGAGGATAAAAAGTCGATTGCCATCGACAAAGTGCTCGAGAATATCGAAAAGTTTGCATTCTATACCGATTTGGTTGAGCTTGGCGTTGATTTCGCTGACCCAAAGGCGGTTATCTCGGCAATTATCCTCGAGGGACTCTGGTATGGTAAGCAGCCCAAGGGTCTGTTGAAATTCCACAGATACGACCAGGACAATCGTGCAGCGTTGGAAGAGCACCTTGTGGAGGGGGCAATATATGCTGCTTCAAAAGGGAAACCGATACAGATTCATTTCACGGTTTCGCCTGAGCATCAGGCAGGTTTCGAGGCTCGTGTTTCGGAAAAACTCGATTTTTATAAGAGGAAATTCGGAGTTGATTACCTGATAAGTTACTCGGTTCAAAAGGCGAGCACCGATACAATCGCCGTCAATCCCGACAATACACCTTTCCGTAGCGAAGATGGCGCGCTGCTCTTCCGCCCGGCGGGACACGGAGCGTTATTAGACAATTTGAATGATTTGAATGCCGATGTTATATTTATAAAAACAATCGACAACGTTGTGCCCGACCACCTCAAAGAGGACACTACATTGTATAAGAAGGCGATTGCCGGCATCGCGCTCGAGTTACAGGGGCAGATTTTTCAATATATCAAGCAGTTAGAGGAAGGCACTGCCAACCTTGAAGAGATTGTGAAGTTTATTGAAGCGCATTTGGGTTACAAGGTCCCTTCGCAGGCAGACCTAAGGAGTGTTTTGAATCGCCCGTTGCGCGTATGCGGAATGGTCAGGAATGAGGGTGAGCCGGGTGGCGGTCCTTTCTGGGTGAAGGGCGCGGATGGTTCGCAGTCGTTGCAAATTGCCGAAAGTTCGCAGATTTCGCCCGAGCAAAAGCCGATGATGCAACAGGCTACGCACTTCAATCCCGTGGATTTGGTTTGTGCAGTAAAGGACTATAAAGGTAATAAATTCGACCTATCTCTATACACAGACCCTATGACAGGGTTTATTTCAGAGAAGAGCGCAGCAGGTAAACCGCTGAAAGCACAGGAGTTACCAGGTCTTTGGAATGGTGCGATGGCAAATTGGAACACCGTTTTTGTTGAAGTGCCCATCTCGACCTTCGCTCCCGTAAAAACGATTGTCGATTTGCTTCGTCCTCAACACCAATAG